The DNA segment ATCATGGCCTTGGATATTGCTAGGCacccatttgaatcataattgCTACGTTTTTGCAGTTGCTCTCTTGGCATGATGCAATAATTATCTCGATCAAGAAAGTCCGTCATGTAGATCACTGCAGTTTCCTATTCTCGGTCATGATTTGTACAAACAAATCTTCGGTGAGTGAGAAGAAGGGCAGAAATGACAGATGGGCTGAGGTTGTTCCAATTGATAACATTTCCATCCTTCAGAAACTCCAAAGTGAACCTTGTGAAGATGGATATTACCAATGGAACTCAACTGTAGATTGTGTATCCTACGGTAAAAGTAAGCTGCTCAACGAAGCATTTTCTTCTGAAGTTGCATGGTTGCTTGTACTGTCCACTCTAAAGGGGATGAGTTTTGACTTGAAGTTGGTTCAAAATAAGTTAGTGTCTTTTATCACTAAAAGCTATCAAGAGTCTGCaagtctatctaatctacagtcaGATGGTGCCACAAACATAACCAATTCAAGTTCCCATGAGACAATAAAGATCATGCGCTTCCAGTGGTCCAATGAGATACTGAAGCCTAAGATTCAGACTGTTGTCATGGCACCTTCTGAGGAAATAACTCCCGAGAAAGCAACTGAGGCCAACCATCATGTTGTCAATGTTGAAAGCGACTCAGAAGTTGAGTTTTTATATGAACACACGAGTTTGAGACATTCTAAACGATTAAAAGTGGTCCCTGATCGTTTTAGTAGCTATTCTTCACCAGATTTTGGTCGCTGTACTAAGAAGATTGTGATAGAGGGTATAAATGGAACTGATGAAACTTGTATTCCTTTTAAATCTGGGGTTTTATTAGAGGGGGATCTTGATTATGTGGAATTGCAACAACAGAAGTTGTTGGAGGGAAAATCTGCACTGCTTCACTCACGGCATTCTTCCAATCTGCATGAAATGACACTGATAGGCTTACACAAAAGAGGTAAAGATGGAAGTACGGACCCATCGTCAAATGAAATTGACCATATTCCTCTACATGTATACAAGAGAAGATTCAAAAGGAAGAAATTAGCAAATCCAAATGAGTGCAAAGAGGTGATAGAGAAGTGCATAGGAAATATTAGAAATCAAATTGAGAGACAGTTTGAGCCTATTGTGCCACAGGCAGCTTATCAACCAACAGCTtcaccaaaagaagaagaagaagaagattttaaCTGGACACCATTGGCTGATACTCCagcagaacaaaaagaacacgaAGATTTATGGAAAGAGATGGAGCATTCTTTGACCACACTTGCTCTTCTTGAACAGAAGCAGGTATGACCGATTTAGAGTATTACAATTTGTTCATTTATCTGGTGCATCAGACCATGCTAAGTAGGACTAAAGATACTTTAATAAAGTTCTGTCAGCCAAATCATTTCTGAAACAGTCTGTCTATGTTTTTAACAATGATGGAAACATTAGGAGACTATCGCTGTTATGTGTAAATCTTTAAAACTGTTAAATTCATCCtctttttatgtttttctttgATTTGCTTTTGGtgtcttttattttatgtttatgttggtctcttttatttttatttttctctgtAGCATCTTTTGACACAGGTCttagaataagtccaaatgagatGTGAAAATACTAGTTATAAGAAATATCATTTTATCTTATTTTGTTAACAAAAATtgtgcaatttttttttctcatagaaGCTATTTTAAGGAATTGGCAGGCAGTGAACTTCGAATCCCAAACCGAAGGTACTTTCAATTCAGTGGAATATGGTGAAGAAAAATGCCAACATGATTACGAGCTGCATGATGAGATTGGACTAAGATGTCGGTTATGCAGCTTTGTTTGCACTGAAATAAAGCATGTGTCACCACCATTTGTAAGCATCAAAGGCAGAAATTGTAGTTCCTTAGCTGATTTTGACAAAATTGGTTTTTTGTATATAACAATTTCATATTTGCTCCATACAGTTACAGGTAGATGGTTGGAATTCATTCAAGGAGAAATTTGTTGATCAAACACTCTGGATTGAACGGTATGATCTGGAACTGAACGCTTTAGGAGATGCTATTTCCTCGAGGGAAATTTCGTTATCAGAAAGGTGTGAAAATGTATGGTCCTTGATAGATGATCTCCAGTCAAAATTACACCTTCACCAGAAGAAAGCTTTTGAGTTTATCTGGAAAAACACCACTGGATCTTTGAAACCTGAAGAGATGAACCATTTGTCAGAAAATACTGGTGGTTGTGTGATCTCACATTCTCCTGGTTCAGGAAAAACCTTGCTTATAATTGCGTTTATTGTCAGCTACTTGAGACTATTTCCTAAAAGCCGACCCTTGGTACTTGCTCCCAAATCTGCCATCCATACCTGGAGCAAGGAATTTCAGAAATGGGGGATTTCAGTTCCTGTTTACCTGATTCAAAGGGAAAACAAATTTAGAACATCATCCTTCAGGACTAGTATGCCAAGTAGGAAAATGAGGCAAATAATGGATTCTGTTAAAAAGCTACAACAATGGCATGAAAATCCAAGTATTCTTCTAATGAATTATTCATCATTCTTTGCCTTGTCGAAGCAATATTCAAAACTCGAGCATATTAGGTTCGTGGCTGAAGTTCTGCAAAAAAGTCCTGGGATTTTGATTCTGGATGAGGGTCACAACCCAAGAAGCACCAAATCAAAATTACGGAAGCTCTTGATGGAAGTGAAGACTGAAAACAGAGTTCTTTTATCTGGGACAGTTTTTCAAAACAACTTTGAGGAATACTTCAACACACTAGCTCTGGCCAGACCTCGCTTTGTTGACGATGTTATCAATGAGTTGGAGCCAAATATGCTGAATCTTTTTGATAGAAATAAGCAAAAGCAAGCAAAGACAAAAATTCGCAAAGAAAGACTGGCAAGAAAGCTTTTCATGGAAAAAGTTGGACAAAATATTGAATCAAACAAAGAACATGACAGAAAGCAAGGGTTTGGTTTGTTAAACAAAATCACAGGTGGATTTGTCGATGTTTATGGCAGTGAAATATTAGATATGCTTCCTGGCTTGGAAATTTACACTATTATGTTGGCGTCAACAGAACTTCAACATGAAATGTTGATGAAGTTACAGAACTCAGTGCCACACAAAAGATACCCACTTGAATTGGAGATACTGGTCACAGTATGTTCTATCCACCCATGGTTGGTAAAATCAGTGGGTTGTGTGACTAGTTTCTTCAGCGCAGATGAGTTGGAGACCATCAGTAAATGTAGAGAAAATTTCAGGCTTGGTTCCAAagtaaattttgtgattgatcttGTGCACAAATCCGATATTCGAGGGGAGAAGGTTTTGGTTTTTTGTCACAATATCTCTCCATTGAACTTTCTGGTTGATTTGTTTAAGCTTATCTTTGGGTGGAACAAAGGAGAAGAAGTACTGGTTCTGCAAGGCGATCAAGAGCTCCCTCTGCGTGCAAAAATAATGGACAAGTTTAACGGTGATGTCCATGGCAAATGCAAGGTTCTGCTTGCATCAACCACAGCTTGTGCCGAAGGCATTAGCTTGACTGCAGCATCCAGGTTGGTTATGTTGGACTCAGAGTGGAACCATTCCAAGACAAGGCAAGCAATTGCTCGAGCATTCCGACCAGGGCAGGAGAAAGTGGTCTATGTGTATCTGCTATTGGCTTCAGGGACTTGGGAAGAGGGCAAGTACAAGAGTAATGCACGGAAGGCTTGGATGTCGAAGATGATTTTCCTTGGCCGTTACATCGAATTTTCCTCTTCTAGACAGGTGGAACATATCGATGATGAACTCCTGAGGGAGCTTGTGGAGGAAGATGAGATAAAAATGCTGCAGATGATAATGAGACCTTCTTAATTCAGGAACAACCGTAAAGCAGCCTGGATATCAATCGATAGATCTACTCTTTGCTTGAAGTGCTGCTGCTTCCAATGCAAGAACACGAGTTATCTGTGTCAGCATCGAACGAAACTGTACTTGAAAATGTTATTAATTTTTGTTTCCCTGAAATGTACATCTCGCACTTTAATTTTAAGACCATTACTGATTTGCACTAACAGATATGAAAGATCAATTACTAGTTACAGTTGACAAGGACATCCTTTGCAGATATCAGGCTCTCATGAATGGATTGCCTTTTGCAATGAGTTCTGCTACTGCATTCACAAAATTTACTTTTCTAAAGATTACATgccaactttcttttcttttctttttttctttccaccAGCATTATATTAATTTGCATATATGATTCACTTGTACAGATTCAAACCTGAGATCTATCATACCAACATGATATGTTTACCCAGTTAATTAAATTGCTGTTTTTCccttcttaattatattttttacagTATGTCAATGCTAACCAGATTTTTCAGAACTTATAATCTAGTCATAAAAGTTACAGTTAATTATAATGGATGGACTTCCCAAAACATCTTTACAGACCTATATAATTGTGCAGTAAACTTGGTAGGGACAATATACTAAGTCTCATGTTTACAAGTAGAGATGATCTGCATGACTCAATTACTGGCTATATGCGTCtccaaaaatatttatttgcATTGTTATCTCCTAAAATATTTGCATTAATGTGATTGATTCTATTATATGGATAATatggctctttttttttttttttgcttcaaaaTATGACTgcaggaaaaaaaaatcttaatttcaAGGAATTTCCTCATATTGGCACCTCCCACACCACAGGACCAGCCGTGAAccgtttgtttcgctttatgattCGCTCACGAGAGGATGCTTTATGATTCGCTCACGAGAGGATAACTTCGCCTCATGACCGACGGATCCTTCCGCTTTAAATACAAAGTCCCAAAAGACGCTACCAACGAACCCTCGAAACCCTCCGCCGAGTTGCGACTACGT comes from the Musa acuminata AAA Group cultivar baxijiao chromosome BXJ2-8, Cavendish_Baxijiao_AAA, whole genome shotgun sequence genome and includes:
- the LOC135618560 gene encoding SNF2 domain-containing protein CLASSY 1-like; this translates as MSKRRLSHCNHPINGTPFEAYYHGSWHGVDHISIRNGSTFAKLNYHGTMIVDKVDGDCLRMRSRKASLSDCIHFLKPGVEVCVLSRHPVSANFGQEVQKPLLSWHDAIIISIKKVRHVDHCSFLFSVMICTNKSSVSEKKGRNDRWAEVVPIDNISILQKLQSEPCEDGYYQWNSTVDCVSYGKSKLLNEAFSSEVAWLLVLSTLKGMSFDLKLVQNKLVSFITKSYQESASLSNLQSDGATNITNSSSHETIKIMRFQWSNEILKPKIQTVVMAPSEEITPEKATEANHHVVNVESDSEVEFLYEHTSLRHSKRLKVVPDRFSSYSSPDFGRCTKKIVIEGINGTDETCIPFKSGVLLEGDLDYVELQQQKLLEGKSALLHSRHSSNLHEMTLIGLHKRGKDGSTDPSSNEIDHIPLHVYKRRFKRKKLANPNECKEVIEKCIGNIRNQIERQFEPIVPQAAYQPTASPKEEEEEDFNWTPLADTPAEQKEHEDLWKEMEHSLTTLALLEQKQAVNFESQTEGTFNSVEYGEEKCQHDYELHDEIGLRCRLCSFVCTEIKHVSPPFLQVDGWNSFKEKFVDQTLWIERYDLELNALGDAISSREISLSERCENVWSLIDDLQSKLHLHQKKAFEFIWKNTTGSLKPEEMNHLSENTGGCVISHSPGSGKTLLIIAFIVSYLRLFPKSRPLVLAPKSAIHTWSKEFQKWGISVPVYLIQRENKFRTSSFRTSMPSRKMRQIMDSVKKLQQWHENPSILLMNYSSFFALSKQYSKLEHIRFVAEVLQKSPGILILDEGHNPRSTKSKLRKLLMEVKTENRVLLSGTVFQNNFEEYFNTLALARPRFVDDVINELEPNMLNLFDRNKQKQAKTKIRKERLARKLFMEKVGQNIESNKEHDRKQGFGLLNKITGGFVDVYGSEILDMLPGLEIYTIMLASTELQHEMLMKLQNSVPHKRYPLELEILVTVCSIHPWLVKSVGCVTSFFSADELETISKCRENFRLGSKVNFVIDLVHKSDIRGEKVLVFCHNISPLNFLVDLFKLIFGWNKGEEVLVLQGDQELPLRAKIMDKFNGDVHGKCKVLLASTTACAEGISLTAASRLVMLDSEWNHSKTRQAIARAFRPGQEKVVYVYLLLASGTWEEGKYKSNARKAWMSKMIFLGRYIEFSSSRQVEHIDDELLRELVEEDEIKMLQMIMRPS